The Trichosurus vulpecula isolate mTriVul1 chromosome 3, mTriVul1.pri, whole genome shotgun sequence genome includes a window with the following:
- the CCT7 gene encoding T-complex protein 1 subunit eta, whose amino-acid sequence MMPTPVILLKEGTDSSQGIPQLVSNISACQVIAEAVRTTLGPRGMDKLIVDGRGKATISNDGATILKLLDVVHPAAKTLVDIAKSQDAEVGDGTTSVTLLAAEFLKQVKSYVEEGLHPQIIIRAFRTATQLAVKKIKEIAVTVKNEDKEEQRRLLEKCAMTALSSKLISQQKAAFAIMVVDAVMMLDDLLQLKMIGIKKVQGGALEESQLVAGVAFKKTFSYAGFEMQPKKYTDPTIALLNVELELKAEKDNAEVRVHTVEDYQAIVDAEWNILYDKLEKIYNSGAKVVLSKLPIGDVATQYFADRDMFCAGRVPEEDLRRTMMACGGSIQTSVNSLTPDVLGSCQLFEETQIGGERYNFFTGCPKAKTCTIILRGGAEQFMEETERSLHDAIMIVRRAIKNDSVVAGGGAIEMELSKYLRDYSRTIPGKQQLLIGAYAKALEIIPRQLCDNAGFDATNILNKLRAKHAQGGMWYGVDINNEDIADNFEAFVWEPAMVRINALTAASEAACLIVSVDETIKNPRSTVDGPPGGRGRGRGHPH is encoded by the exons ATGATG cCCACGCCTGTTATCCTCCTGAAGGAGGGGACGGACAGCTCCCAAGGGATCCCTCAGCTTGTCAGCAATATCAGCGCCTGCCAGGTGATCGCAGAGGCTGTCAGGACCACCCTGGGGCCCCGAGGGATGGACAAGCTCATCGTCGATGGCAGAG GCAAAGCAACAATTTCCAACGACGGTGCCACCATCTTGAAGCTCCTTGATGTTGTCCATCCTGCTGCCAAGACTCTGGTGGACATTGCCAAGTCACAGGATGCTGAG GTTGGTGATGGGACCACTTCAGTGACTTTGTTGGCAGCAGAATTCCTGAAGCAAGTGAAATCCTATGTGGAGGAAGGTTTGCACCCCCAGATCATCATTCGGGCTTTCCGCACagccacacagctg GCAGTCAAGAAGATCAAGGAGATTGCTGTGACTGTAAAGAATGAAGACAAAGA GGAGCAGAGGCGGCTGCTTGAGAAGTGTGCCATGACCGCGCTGAGCTCCAAGCTGATTTCCCAGCAGAAGGCCGCTTTTGCCATCATGGTGGTGGATGCTGTTATGATGCTTGACGATCTGCTGCAGCTCAAGATGATTGGCATCAAGAAGGTTCAGGGCGGTGCCCTGGAG GAGTCCCAGCTGGTGGCCGGTGTTGCTTTTAAGAAAACATTCTCTTATGCTGGGTTTGAGATGCAGCCCAAGAAGTACACCGACCCCACAATTGCCTTGCTGAACGTCGAGTTAGAGCTGAAGGCCGAGAAGGACAATGCTGAGGTCCGCGTGCACACTGTGGAG GATTACCAAGCCATCGTGGATGCCGAATGGAACATCTTATACGACAAGTTAGAGAAGATTTACAACTCGGGGGCCAAAGTTGTCTTGTCCAAGCTTCCCATTGGGGATGTGGCTACTCAATATTTTGCTGACCGGGACATGTTCTGTGCAGGCCGCGTCCCAGAGGAGGATCTGCGCAGGACGATGATG gcctGTGGGGGCTCCATCCAGACCAGTGTCAATTCTCTGACCCCCGATGTGCTGGGCAGCTGCCAGCTCTTTGAGGAGACACAGATTGGAGGCGAGAG GTACAATTTCTTCACTGGCTGCCCCAAGGCCAAAACCTGCACGATCATCCTTCGAGGGGGCGCTGAGCAGTTCATGGAGGAAACAGAGCGCTCCCTCCACGACGCCATCATGATTGTCCGCAGAGCCATCAAG AATGATTCGGTTGTAGCGGGAGGTGGTGCAATTGAGATGGAGCTCTCAAAATACCTGCGAGACTACTCAAGGACCATCCCAGGCAAGCAGCAGCTGCTAATTGGGGCCTACGCCAAGGCCCTGGAGATCATTCCCAGACAGCTGTGTGACAATGCTGGCTTTGATGCCACCAACATCCTCAACAAGCTCCGGGCCAAGCATGCACAG GGCGGCATGTGGTACGGTGTGGATATCAACAACGAGGACATTGCGGACAACTTTGAAGCCTTCGTGTGGGAGCCTGCCATGGTCCGCATCAATGCCCTCACTGCTGCTTCTGAGGCCGCCTGCCTCATCGTGTCTGTGGATGAGACCATTAAGAACCCGCGCTCCACTGTGGACGGGCCCCCtgggggccggggccggggccggggccacCCTCACTGA
- the PRADC1 gene encoding protease-associated domain-containing protein 1 isoform X2 translates to MVRGVAGWGCFWLWCSACVLAHGLRIHEYLYFQVLSPGDIRYIFTVTPAKDFGGVFHTRYEQIQLVPADPPEACGPLNNGFFIQDQIALVERGGCSFLSKTRVVQEHGGRAVIISDNAADNDSFYVEMIQDSSRRTADIPALFLLGRDGYMIRRSLEQHGLPWAIISIPVNVTSIPTFELLQPPWTFW, encoded by the exons ATGGTCCGGGGCGTCGCGGGCTGGGGCTGCTTCTGGCTGTGGTGCTCCGCGTGCGTGCTGGCCCACG GTTTGCGCATCCATGAGTATCTGTACTTCCAAGTGCTGAGCCCAGGGGACATTCGCTACATCTTCACTGTCACTCCTGCCAAGGATTTTGGGGGTGTCTTC CACACCAGGTACGAGCAGATCCAGCTTGTCCCAGCTGATCCCCCAGAGGCTTGTGGACCACTCAACAACGGGTTTTTCATCCAGGACCAGATTGCCTTGGTGGAGCGGGG GGGCTGCTCCTTCCTCTCCAAGACAAGGGTGGTTCAGGAACATGGGGGTCGAGCAGTGATCATCTCTGACAACGCAGCTGACAATGACAGCTTCTACGTGGAGATGATCCAGGACAGCAGCCGGCGCACGGCAGACATCCCGGCTCTCTTCCTGCTTGGCAGAGATGG ctACATGATCCGACGCTCTCTCGAACAGCATGGTCTACCCTGGGCCATCATCTCCATCCCTGTCAACGTCACCAGCATCCCCACCTTTGAACTGCTACAGCCACCTTGGACTTTTTGGTAG
- the PRADC1 gene encoding protease-associated domain-containing protein 1 isoform X1 has protein sequence MPGVGADSRSHWLRELPGRNSPQKFGVWESRLGTLGQAGWTQVIGRSAPFQPSPEATLVPLWEHTRYEQIQLVPADPPEACGPLNNGFFIQDQIALVERGGCSFLSKTRVVQEHGGRAVIISDNAADNDSFYVEMIQDSSRRTADIPALFLLGRDGYMIRRSLEQHGLPWAIISIPVNVTSIPTFELLQPPWTFW, from the exons ATGCCCGGAGTGGGGGCAGACTCGCGATCTCATTGGCTGAGGGAACTACCGGGGAGGAACTCCCCCCAAAAATTTGGAGTCTGGGAGAGTCGTCTAGGGACACTTGGCCAGGCAGGATGGACACAGGTCATAGGACGTAGCGCCCCGTTCCAACCCTCGCCCGAGGCAACGCTGGTCCCGCTGTGGGAG CACACCAGGTACGAGCAGATCCAGCTTGTCCCAGCTGATCCCCCAGAGGCTTGTGGACCACTCAACAACGGGTTTTTCATCCAGGACCAGATTGCCTTGGTGGAGCGGGG GGGCTGCTCCTTCCTCTCCAAGACAAGGGTGGTTCAGGAACATGGGGGTCGAGCAGTGATCATCTCTGACAACGCAGCTGACAATGACAGCTTCTACGTGGAGATGATCCAGGACAGCAGCCGGCGCACGGCAGACATCCCGGCTCTCTTCCTGCTTGGCAGAGATGG ctACATGATCCGACGCTCTCTCGAACAGCATGGTCTACCCTGGGCCATCATCTCCATCCCTGTCAACGTCACCAGCATCCCCACCTTTGAACTGCTACAGCCACCTTGGACTTTTTGGTAG